The Elaeis guineensis isolate ETL-2024a chromosome 14, EG11, whole genome shotgun sequence genomic sequence CACCGTATGCGAGACACACATCTACCATCAGATCTCGGATCCCAGCCGTCAATGCGCAAAGAAATAACAGCcgctcgttccgctccatcggaCGGTGATAAACGGCCTACTAGAATGTTCGGTCGGAGGAAGGACGCGTATATAAATATAATGTGTCCTACCGTTCACTTGTGACGCGAGTTGCTCTCTCCATTCTCTCTTTTCGTGCAACGCGCGGTGATTCAAGACGCCCGGCGACGCGATGGGGGAGCCCGTGGGCGAGGAATACCAGAGGGCCGTCAATGAGTGCAAGGAGAGGCTTCGTGGCTTAATCGACGAGAGGAACTGCCCCAACTTGATACGTCGGATAGCGTATGATCGATCGATCTCCATCGCTCTTTTGTTTTTCCCGTCTTTCTTGGTATTTTCCCATGGAACGATGAATTAAGAAGTGGttgtttttttattaaaaaatagacGGCACTCGGCGGGGGCTGACGACTTTCAGACGGAGTCTGGGATGATGAGGTTTCCGGTGGAGGGGCCTCACGGACGTGTAAATGACGATCTGTCCAGCGCCATCAGGGTACTGAATCCGATCAAGGAGCAGTTCCCCATCCTCTCCTACCGCGACTTCTACCAGGTCCGTTTTCTTGGATCTGTTTCGAAAAAATGATACATTTACTTGTGCCTTTGTTTGTTCCTTGATTTCTTTGCTTTATATGCTGTTATTTTCCTTAAAATATTGCAGCTTGCTGTGGTCGTAGCTGTTGAGGTCACTGGTGTGCCGGCGATCCCCGTCCATCGCGGAACCAACGATTACCAGAGGGCCGTCAATCGGTGCAAGGAGGAGCTCCGTCGCTTCATCGCCGAGGAGAACTGCGCCCCCTTGATGCTTCGCATCGCGTATGACCGATCGATCTCCatcgctctttttttttttttttttgtttttcccgTATTTCTTTGTATTTTTTCATGGAACGATGAATTAAGAAGTGgttattcttttattaaaaaata encodes the following:
- the LOC140853734 gene encoding probable L-ascorbate peroxidase 3, producing the protein MGEPVGEEYQRAVNECKERLRGLIDERNCPNLIRRIARHSAGADDFQTESGMMRFPVEGPHGRVNDDLSSAIRVLNPIKEQFPILSYRDFYQLAVVVAVEVTGVPAIPVHRGTNDYQRAVNRCKEELRRFIAEENCAPLMLRIAWHLAGRMRFQVNRPRRVVNNDLHDAFGRLEGIKRRFPMLSDGDFYQLAGVVAFEVTGGPEIHFHPGSENLARRVEELEESDEKKAKEILDLKASLKRNGVDFQNLVRRAGCWKKAIIRNMRRS